In Macrotis lagotis isolate mMagLag1 chromosome 8, bilby.v1.9.chrom.fasta, whole genome shotgun sequence, a single genomic region encodes these proteins:
- the MANF gene encoding LOW QUALITY PROTEIN: mesencephalic astrocyte-derived neurotrophic factor (The sequence of the model RefSeq protein was modified relative to this genomic sequence to represent the inferred CDS: inserted 2 bases in 1 codon), translating to MREPRVGESRGRRPMGCGGGAGAGARRSPGCRERLSPAAAXGRMWATRGLAVALALAVLPAGSRALRPGDCEVCVSFLGKFYQDLKDRDVTFSPSSIENELMKFCNDAKGKENRLCYYIGATSDAATKIINEVSKPLSHHIPVEKICEKLKKKDSQICELKYDKQIDLSTVDLKKLRVKELKKILDDWGEMCKGCAEKSDYIRKINELMPKYAPKAASSRTDL from the exons ATGAGAGAGCCGCGCGTCGGGGAGAGCCGAGGGCGGCGGCCAATGGGGTGCGGCGGCGGCGCCGGAGCCGGCGCTCGGAGAAGCCCCGGCTGCCGGGAGCGGCTCAGTCCGGCGGCGGC CGGCAGGATGTGGGCCACTCGCGGGCTGGCCGTGGCGCTGGCCCTGGCGGTGCTGCCGGCGGGGAGCCGGGCCCTGCGGCCGGGGGACTGCGAAG TATGCGTTTCTTTTCTGGGAAAATTTTACCAAGACCTTAAAGACAGAGATGTCACATTTTCCCCAAGCAGCATTGAAAATGAGCTTATGAAGTTTTGCAATgatgcaaaaggaaaagaaaatcgtTTG TGCTATTACATTGGAGCCACCAGTGACGCTGCCACCAAGATCATTAATGAAGTATCCAAGCCTCTTAGCCATCACATTCCTGTGGAGAAGATCTGTGAAAAGCTAAAGAAGAAAGACAGTCAGATCTGTGAGCTCAAATATG ATAAACAGATTGACCTGAGCACAGTGGATCTGAAGAAACTCAGAGTTAAGGAGCTGAAGAAGATCCTGGATGACTGGGGTGAAATGTGTAAAGGCTGTGCTGAAAAGTCAGACTACATTCGCAAAATTAATGAACTGATGCCCAAATATGCCCCCAAGGCAGCTAGTTCACGGACTGATCTTTAA
- the RBM15B gene encoding LOW QUALITY PROTEIN: putative RNA-binding protein 15B (The sequence of the model RefSeq protein was modified relative to this genomic sequence to represent the inferred CDS: deleted 2 bases in 2 codons), whose product MKRQSERDSSPGARGAAASSSSAKRPRERERERERGERERERERGERGERERGERGERGERERGEPEAGGGGGRRAAHKSSGSGSGSGSGPAKHQAPARARDKPRGGGSAAAAAAGGAGGGGGHRDGRGSGDANHRAGGSGSGSGRSGGGAGGGRAKGESGSASAASPGASPLPPPPPPPEPPAPAPAPPPPPAPAPPPEYKTLLISSLSPALPAEHLEDRLFHQFKRFGEISLRLSHTPELGRVAYVNFRHPQDARDARHHARARQLLLYDRPLKVEPVYLRGGGGGGGGGGSGRRSGGGGAGAAAGTPPPGPPAPAEALGYLPLHGGYQYKQRSLSPVGAAPLREPRARHAAAAAAFALDAAAAAAGLSRDRALDYYGLYDERGRPYAYPAACEEDLMPEDDQRATRNLFIGNLDHGVSEAELRRAFEKYGVIEEVVIKRPARGQGGAYAFLKFQNLDMAHRAKVAMSGRVVGRNPIKIGYGKANPTTRLWVGGLGPNTSLAALAREFDRFGSIRTIDHVKGDSFAYIQYESLDAAQAACVQMRGFPLGGPDRRLRVDFAKAEEARYAPPPPPPPPPGPAAALAAHYELLPEGYARHRGPEADLRVRDRTPPHLLYSERDRGFAEADWAGPAKGAERRNSLEGYGRAARSRSGDRWGSDGDRGASKPWEERRKRRSLSGERGRSAHSPYEDRGRGRGGGPASERSPERPRRDPHGGEAAADKEPADPLPNHRHGPDERAAADGHPARRRDAERNHRAGGGGGGGGEAEPRPPEEPKAEARRLRSLSEYAQTLQLGWNGLLVLKNSCFPTRMHVLEGDLAVIGGLLRDHASGGKLTQLKIAQRLRLDQPKLDEVTRRIKQGSPNGYAVLLATQASPGAPGPEAAPAVEPGLQRRLLRNLVSYLKQKQAAGVISLPVGGTKGRDSTGMLYAFPPCDFSQQYLQSALRTLGKLEEEHMVIVIVRDTA is encoded by the exons ATGAAGCGGCAGAGCGAGCGCGACTCGAGCCCGGGGGCCCGCGGGGCGGCGGCGTCGTCATCGTCGGCGAAGCGGCCCCGGGAGCGGGAGCGGGAGCGGGAGCGCGGGGAGCGGGAGCGGGAGCGGGAGCGGGGCGAGCGCGGGGAGCGGGAGCGCGGCGAGCGCGGGGAGCGCGGGGAGCGGGAGCGCGGGGAGCCCGAggcgggcggcggcgggggccggCGGGCCGCGCACAAGAGCTCCGGCtcgggctccggctccggctccggccccGCCAAGCACCAggccccggcccgggcccgcGACAAGCCCCGCGGCGGCGGctcg gcggcggcggcggcggcggggggcgcggggggcggcgggggccaCCGCGACGGCCGCGGCTCCGGGGACGCCAACCACCGCGCGGGCggctcgggctcgggctccgGCCGCTCGGGGGGCGGCGCGGGCGGCGGCCGCGCCAAGGGCGAGTCGGGCTCGGCGTCCGCCGCGTCCCCCGGGGCGTccccgctgccgccgccgccgccgccgcccgagCCGCCCgcgcccgccccggccccgccgccgccgcccgcgcccGCGCCGCCGCCCGAGTACAAGACGCTGCTCATCAGCAGCCTGAGCCCCGCGCTGCCGGCCGAGCACCTGGAGGACCGCCTCTTCCACCAGTTCAAGCGCTTCGGGGAGATCAGCCTGCGCCTGTCGCACACGCCCGAGCTGGGCCGCGTGGCCTACGTGAACTTCCGCCACCCGCAGGACGCCCGCGATGCCCGCCACCACGCCCGCGCGCGCCAGCTGCTGCTGTACGACCGGCCGCTCAAGGTGGAGCCCGTGTACCTgcgcggcggcgggggcggcggcggcgggggcgggagCGGCCGGCGCAGCGGCGGGGGCGGCGCCGGGGCCGCGGCCGGCACGccgccccccgggcccccggccccggccgagGCGCTGGGCTACCTGCCGCTGCACGGCGGCTACCAGTACAAGCAGCGCTCGCTGTCGCCCGTGGGCGCCGCCCCGCTGCGCGAGCCCCGCGCCCGCcacgccgccgccgccgccgccttcgCCCTGGACGCCGCCGCGGCGGCCGCGGGGCTGTCCCGGGACCGGGCCCTGGACTACTACGGGCTGTACGACGAGCGCGGCCGCCCCTACGCCTACCCGGCCGCCTGCGAGGAGGACCTGATGCCCGAGGACGACCAGCGCGCCACGCGCAACCTGTTCATCGGCAACCTGGACCACGGCGTGTCGGAGGCGGAGCTGCGCCGCGCCTTCGAGAAGTACGGCGTCATCGAGGAGGTGGTGATCAAGCGGCCAGCCCGCGGCCAGGGCGGCGCCTACGCCTTCCTCAAGTTCCAGAACCTGGACATGGCGCACCGCGCCAAGGTGGCCATGTCGGGCCGCGTGGTGGGCCGCAACCCCATCAAGATCGGCTACGGCAAGGCCAACCCCACCACGCGCCTCTGGGTGGGCGGCCTGGGCCCCAACACCTCCCTGGCCGCGCTGGCGCGCGAGTTCGACCGCTTCGGCAGCATCCGCACCATCGACCACGTCAAGGGCGACAGCTTCGCCTACATCCAGTACGAGAGCCTGGACGCGGCCCAGGCCGCCTGCGTGCAGATGCGCGGCTTCCCGCTGGGCGGCCCGGACCGCCGGCTGCGCGTGGACTTCGCCAAGGCCGAGGAGGCGCGCtacgcgccgccgccgccgccgccgcctccgccggGCCCGGCCGCCGCCCTGGCCGCGCACTACGAGCTGCTGCCCGAGGGCTACGCGCGGCACCGGGGCCCCGAGGCCGACCTGCGGGTGCGGGACCGGACGCCGCCGCACCTGCTCTACTCGGAGCGGGACCGGGGCTTCGCGGAGGCGGACTGGGCCGGGCCGGCCAAGGGCGCCGAGCGCAGGAACAGCCTGGAGGGCTACGGCCGGGCGGCGCGCAGCCGCAGCGGGGACCGCTGGGGCAGCGACGGGGACCGCGGCGCCTCCAAGCCCTGGGAGGAGCGGCGGAAGCGCCGCAGCCTGTCCGGGGAGCGCGGCCGCTCGGCGCACTCCCCCTACGAGGACCGGGGCCGCGGGCGCGGCGGGGGCCCGGCCTCGGAGCGCAGCCCGGAGCGGCCGCGCAGGGACCCCCACGGCGGCGAGGCCGCGGCCGACAAGGAGCCCGCCGACCCCCTGCCCAACCACCGCCACGGGCCGGACGAGAGGGCGGCGGCCGACGGCCACCCGGCCCGGCGGAGGGACGCCGAGCGCAACCACcgc gcggggggcggcggcgggggaGGCGGCGAGGCCGAGCCCCGGCCCCCCGAGGAGCCCAAGGCCGAGGCCAGAAGGCTGCGCAGCCTGTCGGAGTACGCGCAGACGCTGCAGCTGGGCTGGAACGGGCTCCTGGTGCTCAAGAACAGCTGCTTCCCCACGCGCATGCACGTCCTGGAGGGGGACCTGGCCGTGATCGGCGGCCTGCTCCGGGACCACGCGTCGGGCGGCAAGCTGACCCAGCTCAAGATCGCCCAGCGGCTGCGCCTGGACCAGCCCAAGCTGGACGAGGTGACGCGCAGGATCAAGCAGGGCAGCCCCAACGGCTACGCGGTGCTTCTGGCCACGCAGGCCTCCCCGGGAGCGCCCGGGCCCGAGGCGGCCCCGGCCGTGGAGCCCGGCCTGCAGCGGAGGCTTCTCAGGAACCTGGTGTCGTActtgaaacagaagcaggccgcGGGGGTCATCAGCCTGCCGGTGGGGGGCACCAAGGGCAGAGACAGCACGGGCATGCTCTACGCCTTCCCGCCCTGCGACTTCTCCCAGCAGTACCTCCAGTCGGCGCTGAGGACACTGGGGAAGCTCGAGGAAGAGCATATGGTCATAGTCATAGTGAGAGACACTGCCTAG